One window from the genome of Acinetobacter lanii encodes:
- a CDS encoding putative periplasmic lipoprotein, with the protein MKKLGLLSLILAGASLTMVGCESTKSTETAQSSQQVGQESAIAQSATVDADVQSGAAVQADPTLQQAEPVQVSPVTDAPSAEAPQ; encoded by the coding sequence ATGAAAAAATTAGGTCTGTTATCACTTATTTTAGCTGGTGCAAGTTTAACAATGGTGGGTTGTGAGTCGACCAAGTCAACTGAGACTGCACAAAGTTCACAACAAGTGGGTCAAGAAAGTGCGATCGCACAATCTGCGACAGTAGATGCCGATGTGCAATCAGGGGCAGCTGTGCAAGCTGATCCAACTTTACAACAAGCAGAACCCGTTCAAGTCAGCCCAGTGACTGATGCACCATCGGCTGAAGCACCTCAATAA
- the grpE gene encoding nucleotide exchange factor GrpE: MTNDQNEQTQDLQSEQAEAQVENAQAETEQAEVTVEDLQAQIVNLSESLKYEKAVAANAKYEAEKTKERLEREADTAKKFALEKFAKELLDSVDNLERALQAAGEEKTPLSEGVELTLKSLLTTLEKFGVVAVDTANGFNADLHQAVGISPDAKAGEIGVVLQKGYTLAGRLLRPAMVMVGQ, translated from the coding sequence ATGACAAATGATCAGAACGAACAAACTCAAGACCTTCAATCTGAACAAGCTGAAGCACAAGTCGAAAATGCGCAAGCTGAAACAGAACAAGCTGAAGTGACAGTTGAAGATCTTCAGGCGCAAATCGTGAATTTGTCTGAAAGTCTTAAATATGAAAAAGCCGTTGCTGCCAATGCAAAATACGAAGCTGAAAAAACCAAAGAACGTTTAGAACGTGAAGCAGATACTGCGAAAAAATTTGCTTTAGAGAAATTTGCCAAAGAATTACTCGATTCTGTCGATAATTTGGAACGTGCACTACAAGCGGCAGGCGAAGAGAAAACACCATTGTCTGAAGGTGTAGAACTGACGCTTAAATCATTGCTGACCACTTTAGAAAAATTTGGTGTGGTGGCAGTCGATACTGCAAATGGTTTTAACGCAGACCTTCATCAAGCTGTGGGTATTTCTCCAGATGCGAAAGCGGGTGAAATTGGTGTGGTGTTGCAAAAAGGTTATACCCTTGCAGGTCGTTTACTCCGCCCTGCCATGGTGATGGTTGGTCAATAA
- a CDS encoding peptidylprolyl isomerase — MAANTQMQIQTTMGNIDIELFDDKAPVSAKNFKSYVKDNFYNGTIFHRVIPGFMVQGGGMDSRMIEKQTKAPIINEASNGLKNDIGTLAMARTNDPNSASSQFFINVANNDFLNKAPGNPGYAVFGKVTKGMDIVNKIVKVPTGNYGMHQNVPNQPIKITKVMIKPTTAK, encoded by the coding sequence ATGGCAGCCAATACGCAAATGCAGATTCAAACTACTATGGGCAACATCGATATTGAATTGTTTGATGACAAAGCACCGGTATCGGCTAAAAACTTTAAAAGCTATGTCAAAGACAACTTCTATAATGGCACCATCTTTCATCGCGTGATTCCAGGTTTCATGGTTCAAGGCGGTGGCATGGATAGCCGAATGATTGAGAAGCAGACTAAAGCACCTATTATTAATGAAGCCAGCAATGGTTTGAAAAATGATATCGGTACTTTGGCTATGGCACGCACCAATGATCCAAACTCTGCAAGCAGTCAGTTCTTTATTAATGTGGCGAACAATGACTTTTTAAATAAAGCACCGGGTAATCCGGGTTATGCTGTGTTTGGGAAGGTCACAAAAGGTATGGATATCGTGAATAAGATCGTGAAAGTTCCAACAGGAAACTATGGTATGCATCAAAATGTGCCGAATCAGCCGATCAAAATCACCAAAGTGATGATTAAACCAACAACAGCAAAATAA
- a CDS encoding alpha/beta hydrolase, producing the protein MGVLNQKLQQLSENGQGSAGRALDRLPNLVQNSLAKALGYPYDYPALDSFTKCLMAAQLKQGKSGFIGADVERSRQAFETQIRSITHKSTHVQRVEDIRLPLQSGSILARHYHPAPHKKLPMIVFYHGGGFVVGSIDTHDEVCRLIAVHAKAQVISVEYPLAPEVAPQQLIQSCEDALAWVYQNRRQFKILKNRIAVAGDSAGGNISAVLAQRTANANYAPQAQWLIYPAVDFKSRHPSFFAYKEGLVLTSSDIDHVTDYYVTRHQMALDDPLISPINGQFKKLAPAYVITAGHDVLHDEGKIYANKLRQHGSKVYYQDYEDQTHGFINLTLVSSKAKKNVIEMSKSFRKFWDKVS; encoded by the coding sequence ATGGGTGTATTGAATCAAAAGCTACAACAATTATCAGAAAATGGGCAGGGTTCTGCTGGACGTGCATTGGATCGATTGCCGAACTTGGTACAGAATTCATTGGCCAAAGCTTTAGGCTATCCGTATGACTATCCAGCATTGGACAGCTTCACCAAATGTTTAATGGCAGCTCAACTGAAACAAGGCAAATCTGGCTTTATCGGTGCCGATGTAGAACGGTCTCGTCAAGCCTTTGAAACTCAGATTCGATCAATCACACATAAGTCTACCCATGTGCAGCGGGTTGAAGATATTCGACTACCGTTACAAAGTGGCAGTATCTTGGCAAGACATTACCATCCAGCACCTCATAAAAAGTTACCGATGATCGTGTTCTATCATGGTGGCGGCTTTGTGGTGGGCAGTATTGATACCCATGACGAAGTCTGTCGTTTGATTGCGGTGCATGCTAAAGCTCAAGTCATCAGCGTCGAATATCCCTTAGCACCAGAAGTGGCACCACAACAACTGATTCAATCTTGTGAAGATGCCTTGGCATGGGTCTATCAGAACCGTCGCCAATTTAAAATCTTAAAAAATCGAATTGCCGTAGCCGGGGACAGTGCAGGCGGCAATATCAGTGCGGTACTTGCCCAACGTACAGCCAATGCCAATTATGCACCTCAAGCACAATGGTTGATTTATCCTGCTGTAGATTTCAAAAGTCGTCATCCATCTTTCTTTGCCTATAAAGAGGGTTTAGTACTGACCTCAAGCGATATCGATCATGTTACTGACTATTATGTTACCCGCCATCAAATGGCGTTGGATGATCCCTTGATTTCACCGATCAATGGACAGTTTAAAAAACTGGCTCCAGCTTATGTGATTACCGCAGGGCATGATGTATTGCATGATGAAGGTAAAATCTATGCCAACAAATTGCGTCAGCATGGCTCAAAAGTCTATTACCAAGACTATGAAGACCAAACCCATGGGTTTATCAATCTGACTTTGGTATCGAGCAAAGCTAAAAAGAATGTGATTGAAATGAGCAAATCTTTCCGAAAATTTTGGGATAAAGTCAGTTAA